The sequence below is a genomic window from Lycium ferocissimum isolate CSIRO_LF1 chromosome 9, AGI_CSIRO_Lferr_CH_V1, whole genome shotgun sequence.
ataattaacaaatgaACAATTAGCTAATCCGACaattaagaaatattaaataaataatcaacaaataaacaattagctaacaaacaattaagaattaattaataaaaaattaacaaataaacaattaccTAACAattaattgataaaaaaaaaattaaaaaaataaccaaaaacaGGGCAGTGGACAGCCCCAtttgagcaaaacaaaaaacaaaaaaaaaaagaaagaagctaaatactcttttttttttttttaaatccacaACTATTACACAACAATCAAGCTTAGGATAATAATacatttaacaatgtaatagaaaattcgtagtgaaatacctaAATTGAAAgttgtttttagtttttgaaatcGAGCTCTACGCCGCTTTATTCCGAAATCAAAGCTTTGAAACTTGTTCTTTGCCttgaatatatcaagaatattgactttcgggttaaaaaataacacgaaaatgatttttttaatgtgGGGACCCTTTGGAAAGTCGTgttgttttttaaaaatggtGGGGGGGCCCGATCAGTGAGGAAGAAGAAGGGGACCCCTTTTTTTATACCCCTATTgtgcactaatttagtgcgcaataggacttaaCTGTAAATTTACAGTTTGGTCCTATTgggcactaatttagtgcgcaaaaaGTAGttatgtaacttttttttttttaatgagttaTTTTGGTACCTCCTGtcactttttgggtcatttaagttgcggactctgAATAGTAGAGGTCGGAGGACAAatatgacccttttccctatattGAAAGAACTAAAGGAAAAGTATAGTTTCCGTTACGTCTTGTTAAAACTGCTGAAAATTAAAAGTGCAACATCCTACTTATGATCATAACTCATAAGCCATATAGCTCCTTTTCAAATCTTGCAAAATGCATCAGCCACGCCATGTCCTAATCCTGCAAGAGTAGCTCAGTGAACAGCGAGTGTCCTGCAAGCAGATAAAGAGGTGTGTATGTTTTGTTACTATCGTTTACTGTTGTTTTTTGTTACTACAAAACAAATGACAAGTAGAATTAATATCAGATCTCGTGACCCTAGGTCTTTTGTCGCCACTTATCTTCCAAGAGGTGACGTTTtcactgattttttttttttttttaaaattaacatttaattTGATGTTCCACCAACCTTTTAATAGCTCCCCTAGAATATATAATCGAAAGAAATGGGAAGaaatctcttcttttttttttctttttttttcttatcattatttatttaaagtcggattcaaaatttaaaatttatgaattcATACGACACTTTAACTTAAGTAGCCGTTTGGACGTAGTtagaaatcatgtttgaatatacaatttggatattttaaattatattttcccTTATAGACATAAACActccacaagttgtgaaaactattaaaacattcccaattcttatacaatcttaccaaatgagcaagtcatagttcataacaaaattaatacgctactagaaggcctttctaaaaaatacaacattaattgatcaaactttagttcaataaaaacgaaaatttaacatgaatagtaatgtaactactctttaatataatcctcccacatggtacgaATAATCTCTTTATGCCGAGCATACATATTTaaataattgttaaaaatatttaccaacttatgggtctttttttcacaaaatataaaaattatcagtcaagttttatatttaaaatttttgaaatcatgttttgaaactcctaatcatgcctttttgaatgatttggggtttcaagccattgtttgaaatcatgagatgaaatgcatgtccaaacgctgatttcatctcatggtttcaaaccgtatgtccaaacgcctacttaaaatacgttaaaaaaattaagttcaCACTCAAATAAGATTTGAGCAAAAACTATTGAATCTTCATGAACCTATAGGTAACATGCTGGATTCCCTCGAATTCATTAATTTTATAATATGATACTTTGTTATTCGCATAGGACTCACAGTGAGCACACCACCACCTTATAAAGAAAGCCTACTGATTTAGCAATGTCCCAGTGATGATCTtacttaattttgatttttagtGACATAGAAGTTGGTGTTGAGAAATAAAGGTCCGATTTTAGTGATAATCTTAAAATAACAGTATATATTAAACACTCACTGGGGAAATGATACTATATCTTATTTTGGTTTGGTCATATCTAGCCTTTTATAACCCTGGCGAGTCAAGGGTGGGGTTCTCTAAATTATGGTGCTTTGTTGAGCACCTTtagtttttaagtaataaaatatAGTTATTCGGTTATAGCATCAATATAGTTGATAATTTTAGGCAGAGTACATGATTAATCTTTTAaacttatcaatttttttttttttgacattttagttaAAGGTGCGATTGATCAAACGTACATTAAAAATGTATCTATTCAACACAATTCTAACAAACGACCATAAACATATCTAAGGTGTGGGGTGCTCCCATTTCAGAGAAACATTCCAACcaatgaaaaataaaagcatCATAGAAAAATATTGCCAACTAGCTAgccttccttccagtccatccCATTATTGAAATGATCGATAGACAATCACGAATTCAAATTATATTTAACGAAAAACACTTATGAATAACATGTAATTTATAAGATGATTCAAGGAGtgttaaaaaacaaaaagataagaCTAAAATTACACAACTTAAATTTTATAACTATTAATTATAGTACGAATAAAAGTATCTGTACGAAAACAGTTTAATCATACTGCAAACTAATTATCATTGACATTCTTTTGAAGTTGCAAAACGAGCCTAAAAAATTAACATAAAGGGAATGAAAATAGAAATGTATAATCGGATAAAGTCAATCTCAAATAACGACGTACATTAACTCACGAAAACAGTGAGTAGGATACCTCTGTGTGAACTTCTGAATTAGTGGTTGAGCTCATCTACTTTTCTGCAGTAATGAGAACTCAAATCCACAAAATTTGCGATCACAAAAATTTTCTCAAACTCTCTACACTCGTAATTTGTCAAGGCAACTTTCCCTAACCTTTCAATGTACAACGGTCTTCCCTCGTACTATTTCCTTTTATAAGTCGATCTTTCCTCCTTGTAAATCTCATGACAAAATTGAGATAATagtatttcaaaattttatctagctctgaaaattgaaaataagaaaatcaatTATGTCAAAACTCTGAGGTGAGAAAACCTTCCTACGGATGCGTAGATGCATGGTTGAAAGCATTTTCCTCAATTATATATGTGCATACATGACCATTGTATTATCATTAAGAGTATTAATAGCAGCTTATATGCTTCGGAATTTCTTCAGACCTAACAATAATTCAAGGTTAAATAGTTTTCAAgaaagttgtaattgttttttAAAGCAAGTTAGAAAAGAAAGTGTACCACCTAAAATGCGATAGGAATACTGACATATTTAATTaaacatatattttatatattggCCTAAAGATACCTCGAGCGGAGTTGAGCTCCTCTCCAGTAACATTTTCTTCACCCTCAAGTTTGGATGAACTACACCTGTCCATTTTGAATTTAAATGTTTTAGATTTAATTAGTTTAACTATAGTTAAGAAGGTTGCTAACTTCACAAATTACCCGACCGTTCTATGGTTTCTCTACAATAAAAATTTACTTGTAGTGAATGTTTACATCCAATAAATGAATACACGTcatgtattttttatatataaatttattacTTAACATGATCAAGTGATAGATCTTcactttattttttagttaacTAAAAATTGTTCAGAGAGACATCAATTCCACAGTAATTTAGTTTCACCGTAAAACATTGCCTCTTAGCTATAGTTTGGTGGTTagataatttaaatttaaatcattaaaaattcaaagtggacatgtgtagTTCATCCAAGCTTGCACTAACGGTGTGCTAGAGAGTACATTGCTAGGGAGAGGAGCCCAACCCATTCAAGTATGTAAAAATTAtctctataaaaaaaaaaaaaaaatactacggaaaatgaaatttcttattatttataattagaCAAAACGTGCTCAAAATTAGTTTTGTTCTGATGTGTTCAAAGATTCCATGAGTAGAAAAGTTAGTATAAACAATATAGAACAAAAATTTAGTgatattttatacatattattTAGGGAAACTTACGGAAATGAGGTGATTTTATATGTAAAATTTGGGGCACGTAAATTTATGTTCGTAAAATaaggtattttatgtatatattttttaaaattgatataaTATTACTTATAAAGGTGTGCTAGAGAGAACATTACTAGGGAGAGGAGCCCAACCCATTCAAGTATGCAAAAATGATCtctataaaaaataagaatgcTTATTATTTAAATGATTCACTTGGTTAAAGATAgaaaagttatataaacaatATAGAACAAAAATTTAGTGATATTATACATATTATTTAGGGATCAATTATTTTCACGtaatacatttttttatatatttttttttatagtgacACCCATGCTGCAAGAATGCTAAATAATTCACTTGGTTAAAAATCGAGTTATTTACCTAGAGTACTATAGGGATCAATTATCACTTAATACATTTTTTCTTTGCCTATTCGTGTCCTTCGGCTATCTAATTTACCAATTATGGCTGAAGTATACACTCTTTATACACTTCGATTTTATAGATATGCATATTTAATATACACTATACGTTtacatattttgtaaaatagATGGCGAATCACATGTGGCTATAATTTTCCAATTATTTATCCCATGTGAAGGTTTATTAGTAGGTAGCCAAACCTTTTCCCGTAAGTGCCACTACTGTTGTATTACTCTCTCTATAAAGCACAGTCTCATCATTGCTACAATCATCTTTCACTTTGGTTGCACTCCACTTTTCAGGTTCTTGTCTCTCATTATTTCTATGTAATAATTTGTTAAATTTAAGCAAATATttgaagcaattttttttttctctgaatCATATGATATTTAGATTTAGCATTCATGTGGGTCATTTTTCTCCTCTCTCAGTTTGTGCTGacctagaaaatatttttgctgAATCTCTAGATATGTCTAATGCATGTCTTAATTTTAGGGTGAATTTTCATGGATGATCATCTAACTTTCATTTAATTGCACCAAAGTAATAAAACTAATTATGTAACGAAACAGCTTTGCCTATATGTCATAGATCGGTGTTTGATTCAGGtaattctgttttttttttttttaataattagtGTGGAAACTGGAAAGTAACAAACATGCTTTAAGGATGATATCATGTATTGTCTGTTAAGTTGAGAATAAGCTAAATCAATTTTCCTATATCTTtgcttaatttattttcttgatgtatAACTTATTTAACATGCATGTGCTCTAAATTTGTTCTGTAAATCTTTATAATATTGTTTTTCTGCAAGAGTTAGATGGAAGCACATAAATTGCTTGTTGTTGCATGTTATTAATTTGTCAAAATGCTACCAGATGTAATAATTAATGCCGGTCTAAATGAGTTACTCTGTTTTCTTTGGCAGTAGTTCCTCCCTGATCatatacttggaaaaaaaaaaaaaaaaaaaaaaaaaaaaaattcaaaatactCTAGATTTCTAGTTTAGAGGCGAATCCAAGATATAAATTTTTCGGCGATAAGGTTTTTAGCACTGAACGCATTCCACCTTTAAAATTATGGGTTCAggatttattattttatacttGTTAAAATTTTAGTATCTTTTCACATATGTATCTATTCTACATATCGAAAATGCTGGCATCGACGGTCGGTTGAACTCCTAGTCCGAACACTACATCCACCTCTGCTTAGTGGTACATAGAATGCCATGACAATGTCGGGGATCAGTTTTTCCGGTCTCAAGTTTTAGACTATCTGTGTGCTACAATCAGATTAATGCATGAAGTAgtagtattttataaaagaaatgCAATAAGGGACATGCTATTTCTGTTTCATTTACACAAGTTTCCATGTTGAGGATGTTTACATATTTACAGATTAGTGCTTCTACACTCTAGCCTCTCTTACCCCCAaggtagggtaaggtctgcatacactctaccctccctagaccccacctgtgagattacactgggtatgttgttgtagtgctTCTACACTCTGTGGTGcccttcttgaattttgttatgTGATAATTTCTTTAATACTTCTGAATGGAGATGTTGCATATTTGTGTATAGATTACAAGATTATCCTTTATTTTCGTCCTAGTTTACTTGTCCCTGACTAAAAATGCAAAAAGTAGAGTTCTTTGTGGTTCATAACTTGGTTTCATTCCTGCTTGTTACAGCTGTACTAGCCTGTTGTTTCCCTAAAATGTCAGATGTGAAGGAGCCCCTTCGTCCCAAGAGGTCGACGCAGTTGGTGGACTTTCTTGTCCAATTCAGATGGATCGCTGTTGTCTTCTTTGTTCTTCCTTTCTCGTGCCTGTATTACTTCTCCATATACCTAGGGGATGTTAGATCTGCACGGAAATCTGACAAGCAGCGTCAGAAGGAACACGAAGAAAACGTAAAAGAGGTTGTGAAGCGCCTTGGAGAGAGGGATGCATCAAAGGATGGCCTTGTCTGCACGGCGAGGCCTCCTTGGGTTGTTATTGGAATGAGAAATTGTGACTATAAGCGTGCTCGTCATTTCAAAGTTGATCTTTCCAAGTTTAGAAATATTCTTGAAATCAACAAGGAACGAATGGTTGCTAGAGTTGAGCCTCTTGTCAATATGGCCCAAATCTCTAGAGTTACCATACCGATGAATCTTTCGCTTGCAGTTATTGGTGAGCTTGATGATCTGACCGTTGGTGGTCTGATCCATGGGTTCGGGATTGAAGGAAGCTCTCACATCTATGGATTGTTCTCTGACACAATTGTGGCACTCGAGGTTGTTCTAGCAGATGGACGGGTGGTTAGAGCTACAAAGGACAACGAGTATTCCGATCTTTTCTATGCTATCCCATGGTCTCAGGGAACATTGGGGCTTCTTGTTTCAGCTGAGATTAAGCTTATACCGGTGAAGGAATACATGAGACTTACCTACAAACCTGTAACTGGTAATCTAAAAGAGCTAGCACAGGCTTATGCGGATTCCTTTGCACCGAGAGATGGAGACCAGGATAACCCTACTAAAGTTCCAGACTTTGTAGAAGGCATGATTTACAGTCCCACTGAAGGTGTTATGATGACGGGTAGATATGCTTCCAAAAAAGAGGCCAAGCAAAAGGGTAACGTAATCAACAGTATCGGTTGGTGGTTCAAGCCATGGTTTTACCAGCATGCTCAAACTGCACTGAAAAGAGGGGAGTTTGTAGAGTACATTCCAACTAGAGATTACTGCCACAGGCACACAAGATCCATCTATTGGGAAGGGAAATTAATTCTTCCGTTTGGTGATCAGTTCTGGTTTAGGTATCTCTTCGGATGGCTCATGCCACCCAAAGTTGCTGTGCTTAAGGCCACTCAAAGTGAGGCTATCAGGAATTATTACCATGACCATCATGTCATTCAGGATTTGCTTGTTCCTCTTCACAAGGTAGCTGATACTCTCGAGTGGGTCCACCGCGAGATGGAGGTAAATACTCTACTACTCCCTCAGTTCCTCTGTCCCGTTACCTTATTAGCCTGTCCCAAAGGAATTActcctttttatatttagagaGTATTTTTTTTCTGTTCAAGGTTTTTGTGCACTAAGTTCTGATATTGTATTTGACTTAAATTTTGTTTAGGTATATCCTATCTGGCTCTGCCCACACAGAATCTATAAGCTGCCAGTGAAACCTATGATCTATCCTGAACCAGGATTCGAGGCACAAGGGAGGCAGGGTGACACTAAATATGCACAAATGTATACTGATGTTGGTGTCTACTATGCTCCTGGAGCTGTATTAAGGGGTGAGCCCTTTGATGGCGCAGAGAAATGCCGTGAAGTGGAGCTTTTTTTGATCGAAAACCACGGATTCCAACCTCAATACGCCGTGTCTGAGCTATCAGAGAAGAACTTCTGGAGGATGTTTGATGGAACCCTATACGAGCAGTGCAGAAGAAAGTACAAAGCCATCGGAACATTCATGAGCGTGTACTATAAATCCAAGAAAGGAAGGAAGACGGAGAAGGAAGTGCAAGAAGCTGAGCAAGAGAAAGCAGAACTTGACACTCCCGAGGTAGATGAGCCTGCAGATTGATTTTAGCATCTCTTTCTCAGTTTCCTGCACAATGGCAAGTGTAGGTCAAACTTCCAAAATAATGTATGCAAGAAGCCGTTTCCATTTCAGTGTTATGCTGGAAAATTGTCTCTACCTTTCAAGAAGGAATCTACTGTTTTCCTTTACATATATTTCTAATGTCCTGCATCAcagattttattttcttgaaaaagttTAACTGATAATAAGCTTCCAGTTATCAAGATTCTCTTTAACAGAAGAGTGAATAGGTTAAAAAAGATCCTTAACTATACTGGTTTTGTGAGTTTCATACCTAAATTATTGGTGTTCATGAACTCCTAGTGCCATGTAAATTTCACCTCTCATGAAGTTATTCCAAACATTTTTCTACATAATCATCAATCGGGGTTTTTAAACTAACTAAAGGGAGTAACTGGCAAACTCAATAATTTAACATTTAAGTATGAAATTCTTATAAATGGTAGTGATAGTTTAGTATGAAATAGTTTGTCTATCATCAAAACCAAAAAGAATATCAGAGGTGCTACGCAGATAAATTATGCTATCAAATTCACCAAAATGTTTTCCTACGTAGTTATAAGGTTTTTATCCTCCAAATAGAAAGCTGCAAAAGCAAAACAACGACAGGGGATCAATAAGATGCAGAGCTAGTTATTCAAATGGTCAtccaattcatgaaaataatcaaaattacttttaaattttactGTAACAATAAAATCCTCAACGTTAACCTAACTTTCTCATAAAGTCATTTTAGCCGAAAAGTCTACTTTTTCATGCCAagtcacttttgactttttgtaACAATTTCCTTACTGGAAAGATGGCGTATTGCCTGTGCCAAGTCCGAGCAGATGCTCATGCTATTTATTTAGTACTGCCTCCTGactaaaaaagagtgtccacttaatttttttttttttgaataaaaaagagtgtttacctattaaatcaagaaaatgaactttattttttcaaatttgtccttattaagtgttatgtgattaaatctcaatatctatttaattaggagcaatttaatcaaattacttatttttatgtaggagttagtattttcttaaagggtgtgTAAATGATTAAGTGGATACtatttttgatccggagggagtattaattactAATTAATATATTATAAATGCAATTTGCACATGCTCAAAGTTGTACTGTCaataaaaagagagagaatcAATAAAAGCACCCCTAAATTATTATTCCCTatgtctcaagttatgagataTAGTTTATatagagtttaagaaaaaaagaaagacttttgaaatttgtggagacttttgaaatttgtggtctaaaataaatcatagatatttatatgattgtaaatcatttcattaaagctaAAAAGAGAAGCTTTAAGTTAAATTATCtctaaagataaaaatatttcattttttaggacatattaaatatatatatatatatatcacataaagtgaaatagagggagtatgtatttattagttTCATACTAAAACACAGGGGGTGGCCCATTTAAATGTAAGTTCACAAAAGATGTTCCCATCATATAAGAGTAAACGAGGTTCTTCATCTACAAGTTCTTTTTGATCCTCTGTGGTCTAATTTGGTCTTGGTGCAGTAAATAATGGAACGGAAaaaggccaaatataccctgtATTATTGGAAAAGAGTCAAATATATCTCTCATTATATTTTAGGTCCAAATATATCCTtatcgttatactttgggcacaaatatacccctccaccgttaaagttgtccaacTTGGGCATCCTATCCTACGTGGCAATGATATTTGATAGGTGAATGCCACGTGGCATTGCCACCTTTTCACTCCTAACCCATTTTATTCCTCCCATCTTCCACAACTAAAATTTCCATCCCTAGTAAGTGTAGATGAAAATCCGAGGTGAGGCTTAAGGAACAATGGTTGTGGACCATTAGCAGTTTTGCATCATTAGCAACCAACCACTTGAAAACACCATTGAACCGCCACTGCTTCACAATTCTCAACCAGATCCGGTCGACTCAGGCAATCAAAAGTCCACTTAAATTACCTATTTTAATAGTATTCGTCACATATTCAATAAAATAATGGAACAATGAATTATAATTTAATATACTCTGAAATCATTATGTATATTAATCATTATTCAAGATATATATGGTTAAAGAATTAGGTACCATGTATattgaaataatataatataatataatagagCAGTAGTAAATTACTATTTAATACTAGGCAGAATGGATAAAAAAATTCTAGAGCTCTAACTATATGGTGGTAATGGTGGaaatggtggtggaggggtgaaattttagtggtggaagatgGGGGAAATAAAATGCGTTAGGGGTGATGAGGTGgcaatgccacgtggcatccacctcatcaaatatcATTGCCACATATGATAAGATGCCCAAGGTGCACAACGTTAACGGTGGAAGGATATATTTGTGCCCAAAGTATAATgataagggtatatttggacccaaagtacaGGGttatatttagcccttttccgaTAATGGAATGTAGAACCTTTAACTATTTTTGGATGGTGTTACCCTGTGGACAAGAGAATGTAATCAACCATTTGTCCATACCTGTAtaaatttgcacaaaattttCTATTAGAACTAGTTTTGTAAACAAAAAACATTTTGCTTAATCCGTTCAACTCGATCGGTTTTGCAATCGTTGTTTGGACCGACTGATTGGTCAATATTTTGCGATCCGTAATGGGCTCATTTTTAGTAGTGAGTTAACATTGATATTGTGAATGGTCTTCTATGATGGAAATGTTAGGTTTTGATATTGGTGAATGGGAAATGATGGGATGAAAAGTGAAGAGAATGTAAAAGGTCCCTTTTTGCTTTGGTTAAAGCATTTGTCCCACAtaggaaaaagagaggaaaagagaggTGTATATATTACATTACACCTTATGTATGCTAAAATGATTGATGGCATATTCTTTTCGCGCCGTGAGTTGTTAATTGGATGTGGTATTCGGAAAAGATTGATTATCTTTTTGGACaaacttttctttatttatttaattaattaattatttaattaaatagaaaatcgaACGACGCACTTGTGACCGGTCTTTTTCTCTTCCGGATATTTTAAATTTCCCTCCAAAAAAGAGTGATGTCcgaatggttgcaaacattcgAATCGGATTCTCTAATTTATAAAATCCTTCATTTTTCAACTGCTTGAATTTTTTTGCAAAACAAAAATACAATCTCTCTCTCCAAAATTCTCTTGTTTTTATTCGTGCGATACACAAAGTGGTTTAAAGAGTACTACTATTCTAGTAAGATAATCGTTTTATCCGGGAGGGATATTCCATCAACCTCGAGTACTATGTAATGAATAATTTCAACATGAAGGACACACTTTAACTAAGTGGGCTCGATTATAtctcgaaaaatatttttatttttgccaACATTGTTTCGTTCACTAATTCAACCGGTTTTAAGTATTTTATCTCTTCGGTTTTATAAGTGTTTGCATATTGATGATGAAACTTTATTTTCCCGATTATTTTGTGaacaatcttaaggaaattacttataatattataatagTATTCTAAGGAGATTAAAACTTGTGTAGAGACCATATGAATATTATATTCGACtcgaagatataaaaacttcgtTGGAATACCAAAGTTCataaatttgaagaaataaaatcttcATCGTTTAAGTTTGTGATTTAATTGCTAcggttttattaattttcagtTTGTCAATTTGACGTTGACAAAGAAATAATGGCAATTGATGGAACTCCTCTCGCGACCGGAACTCCCTCTCGCGAATATTGCACCGGTTACTCCTACAACCCGTACCACCGTGCCAAGATCGAGAAACTAAGATTGGTTCACCGGTGCCAACTTTAAAGGATGGCAAACAAAGAATGTTCTTTTGGTTTACCACCCTTGTATGTAAAAGTTCACCAAAGAGGAAATTTTAGCTGCCGACATGCCTGACAACCAAAAGTTCATGGTTACTGAGGCTTGAAAACAGGCTAATTTTTTGTGCAAAGGCTACATTTTGAGTGCCTTAGAAGATGACTTGTACAACGTCTACAGTGCAGTAGAGACCTCCAAAGAACTATGGAGTGCACTTGAAAAGAAGTACAAAATGGAAGATGCTTGCTTGAAGAAGTTTGTGGTTGCCAAATTCCTAGACTACAAAATGGTGGATGGAAAACCGTTGGAACCCAAGTTCAAGAGCTTCAACTTATCTTCCATGACCTTATTCAAGGTATGGTAGTGAATGAAGCGTTCCAAGTGGTTGCAATGATTGAGAAGTTGCCACCTCATGGAAAGATTTCAAGAATTATCTTAAGCACAAGAGAAAAAATGAAGTTGAAGGATTTGTGATTCGTCCCAAGATCGAGGAAGATTTTTGAGAAgaggtgtcacgccc
It includes:
- the LOC132030225 gene encoding delta(24)-sterol reductase-like, which gives rise to MSDVKEPLRPKRSTQLVDFLVQFRWIAVVFFVLPFSCLYYFSIYLGDVRSARKSDKQRQKEHEENVKEVVKRLGERDASKDGLVCTARPPWVVIGMRNCDYKRARHFKVDLSKFRNILEINKERMVARVEPLVNMAQISRVTIPMNLSLAVIGELDDLTVGGLIHGFGIEGSSHIYGLFSDTIVALEVVLADGRVVRATKDNEYSDLFYAIPWSQGTLGLLVSAEIKLIPVKEYMRLTYKPVTGNLKELAQAYADSFAPRDGDQDNPTKVPDFVEGMIYSPTEGVMMTGRYASKKEAKQKGNVINSIGWWFKPWFYQHAQTALKRGEFVEYIPTRDYCHRHTRSIYWEGKLILPFGDQFWFRYLFGWLMPPKVAVLKATQSEAIRNYYHDHHVIQDLLVPLHKVADTLEWVHREMEVYPIWLCPHRIYKLPVKPMIYPEPGFEAQGRQGDTKYAQMYTDVGVYYAPGAVLRGEPFDGAEKCREVELFLIENHGFQPQYAVSELSEKNFWRMFDGTLYEQCRRKYKAIGTFMSVYYKSKKGRKTEKEVQEAEQEKAELDTPEVDEPAD